In Dama dama isolate Ldn47 chromosome 26, ASM3311817v1, whole genome shotgun sequence, a single genomic region encodes these proteins:
- the LOC133047249 gene encoding trace amine-associated receptor 3 has product MDLTHIPEDLSSCPKFGNKSCPPSNRHFHIRVIMYSIMIGAMFITIFGNLVMIISISHFKQLHSPTNFLILSMATTDFLLGLVIMPYSMVRSVESCWYFGDGFCKFHTSFDMMLSLASIFHLCSIAIDRFYAVCYPLHYTTTMTISMIKWLLAFCWSAPALFSFGLVLSKANVSGMQNYEILVACFNFCALAFNKFWGTILFTTCFFTPGSIMVGIYGKIFIVSKRHARVMDNMPENRKGEVRKNLSKKKDRKAAKTLGIVMGVFLACWLPCFLAVLIDPYLGYSTPMIVLDLLVWLGYFNSTCNPLIHGFFYPWFRKALKYIVSGKIFSSHSEGANLFPEAH; this is encoded by the coding sequence ATGGATCTAACTCATATTCCTGAAGATTTATCCAGTTGTCCAAAATTTGGAAATAAGTCCTGTCCTCCCTCCAACCGCCATTTTCATATTCGAGTAATAATGTACTCAATTATGATCGGAGCCATGTTCATCACTATCTTTGGAAACTTGGTCATGATCATTTCCATATCGCATTTCAAGCAGCTTCACTCTCCCACAAACTTTCTGATCCTCTCCATGGCAACCACAGACTTCCTGCTGGGTTTGGTCATCATGCCGTATAGCATGGTGCGATCAGTAGAGAGCTGCTGGTATTTTGGGGATGGCTTTTGTAAATTCCACACAAGCTTTGACATGATGCTAAGTCTGGCCTCCATTTTCCACCTCTGCTCCATTGCTATTGACAGATTTTATGCTGTGTGTTACCCTCTACACTACACAACCACAATGACCATCTCCATGATAAAGTGGCTGCTGGCTTTCTGCTGGTCAGCCcctgctcttttttcttttggtttagtTCTATCCAAGGCCAATGTTTCCGGTATGCAGAACTATGAGATTCTCGTTGCTTGCTTCAATTTCTGTGCCCTTGCTTTCAACAAATTTTGGGGGACGATATTATTCACTACATGTTTTTTTACTCCTGGCTCCATTATGGTTGGTATTTATGGCAAAATCTTTATTGTTTCCAAACGGCACGCTAGAGTTATGGACAACATGCCTGAAAACAGAAAGGGGGAAGTGAGAAAAAACTTATCCAAGAAAAAGGATCGCAAAGCAGCCAAGACCCTGGGCATAGTAATGGGAGTGTTTCTAGCTTGCTGGTTGCcttgttttcttgctgttttGATTGACCCATATCTAGGCTACTCCACTCCCATGATAGTACTTGATCTTTTAGTGTGGCTTGGGTACTTCAATTCCACTTGCAATCCTCTCATTCATGGCTTCTTTTATCCATGGTTTCGGAAAGCTCTTAAATACATAGTGTCAGGAAAAATATTTAGCTCCCATTCAGAAGGTGCAAATCTGTTTCCTGAAGCACATTAA
- the LOC133047288 gene encoding trace amine-associated receptor 2 translates to MFLLFPKKLLNCSEYGSGSCPENERPVGVRAAMYSFMAGAIFLTVFGNLAVILSISYFKQLHTPTNFLILSMAVTDFLLGFTIMPYSMIRSVENCWYFGLTFCKIHYSFDLMLSITSIFHLCSVAIDRFYAICYPLQYSTKMTIPVIKQLLVLCWSVPGTFAFGVVFSEAYVDGIEGYDILVACSSSCPVMFNKLWGTTLFMAGFFAPGSVMVGIYGKIFAVSRKHARAINNLPENQNNQMRKDKKAAKTLGIVMGVFLLCWFPCFFTILLDPFLSFSTPVVFFDALTWFGYFNSTCNPLIYGFFYPWFRRALKYIFLGKIFSSHFHNANLFTEKETD, encoded by the coding sequence ATGTTCTTGCTTTTTCCTAAGAAACTACTGAATTGCTCTGAATATGGAAGTGGGTCTTGCCCAGAAAACGAAAGGCCAGTAGGCGTCCGAGCTGCCATGTATTCCTTCATGGCTGGAGCCATATTCCTCACAGTGTTTGGTAATCTCGCCGTGATCctttccatttcctacttcaagcaGCTTCACACACCAACCAACTTCCTCATCCTCTCCATGGCGGTCACTGATTTCCTGCTGGGATTCACCATCATGCCATACAGTATGataagatcagtggagaactgcTGGTATTTTGGGCTGACGTTTTGCAAGATTCATTATAGCTTTGATCTGATGCTCAGCATAACATCCATTTTCCATCTTTGCTCGGTGGCCATTGATAGATTTTATGCTATCTGTTACCCTTTACAGTATTCAACCAAAATGACGATTCCAGTCATTAAACAGTTGCTGGTTCTTTGCTGGTCAGTCCCCGGGACATTTGCCTTCGGAGTGGTCTTCTCTGAGGCCTACGTGGATGGAATAGAAGGCTATGATATCCTGGTTGCTTGCTCTAGCTCCTGCCCAGTGATGTTCAACAAGCTATGGGGGACCACCTTGTTTATGGCAGGTTTCTTTGCTCCTGGGTCTGTGATGGTCGGGATTTACGGCAAAATTTTTGCAGTATCTAGAAAGCATGCTCGTGCAATCAATAACTTACCAGAAAATCAAAATAATCAAATGAGGAAAGACAAGAAAGCAGCCAAGACTTTAGGGATAGTGATGGGTGTTTTTCTATTATGTTGGTTTCCCTGTTTTTTCACGATTTTATTGGATCCCTTTCTGAGCTTCTCTACTCCTGTAGTTTTCTTTGATGCTTTGACATGGTTTGGCTATTTTAACTCCACATGTAATCCCTTAATATATGGTTTCTTCTATCCCTGGTTTCGCAGAGCCCTGAAGTACATTTTCCTGGGTAAAATTTTCAGCTCACATTTTCATAATGCTAATttgtttacagaaaaagaaactgattaG
- the TAAR1 gene encoding trace amine-associated receptor 1 codes for MMSFCHNKINISCVKSSWSNDIRASLYSLMVLIILTTVVGNLLVIISISHFKQLHTLNNWLIQSMATVDFLLGCLVMPYSMVRSVEHRWSFGEVFCKIHTSTDIMLSSASIFHLSFISVDRYYAVCDPLRYKTKINILVISLMIFISWSIPALFAFGMIFLELNFKGAEEMYYKHSHCLASCSVFFSKTSGVLAFMTSFYIPGSIMLCIYCRIYFIAKGQARSIHDAKQKVQIGLKERNGIPRSRERKAAKTLGIVMGVFLTCWCPFFVCMVMDPFLDYAIPPTLNDALIWFGYLNSTFNPMVYAFFYPWFRRALKMILVGKIFQKDSSRSKLFSE; via the coding sequence ATGATGTCCTTTTGccacaataaaattaatatttcctGTGTGAAAAGCAGCTGGTCCAATGACATCCGGGCTTCCCTGTATAGTTTAATGGTGCTCATAATTCTGACCACCGTGGTTGGCAATCTGCTAGTTATTATTTCCATATCACACTTCAAGCAACTGCATACCCTAAATAATTGGCTCATCCAGTCCATGGCTACTGTGGACTTTCTTCTGGGGTGCCTGGTCATGCCTTATAGCATGGTGAGATCCGTTGAGCACCGCTGGTCTTTTGGAGAAGTCTTCTGTAAAATTCACACCAGCACTGACATTATGCTGAGTTCAGCATCCATTTTTCACTTGTCCTTCATTTCCGTTGATCGCTACTATGCTGTGTGTGACCCACTGAGATACAAAACCAAGATCAACATCTTGGTTATTTCTCTGATGATCTTCATTAGTTGGAGTATTCCTGCTCTTTTTGCATTTGGGATGATCTTTCTGGAGCTAAACTTCAAAGGAGCTGAAGAGATGTATTACAAACACAGTCACTGCCTAGCGAGTTGCTCTGTCTTCTTCAGCAAAACATCTGGGGTTCTGGCCTTTATGACTTCTTTCTATATACCTGGCTCTATTATGTTGTGCATCTATTGTAGAATATATTTCATAGCAAAAGGCCAGGCAAGATCAATTCACGATGCAAAGCAGAAGGTTCAAATAGGGTTGAAAGAGAGAAATGGAATTCCACGaagcagagaaaggaaagctGCGAAGACTTTAGGGATTGTGATGGGAGTTTTCCTAACATGCTGGTGTCCTTTCTTTGTCTGCATGGTCATGGACCCTTTCCTGGACTATGCTATCCCACCCACTTTGAACGATGCATTGATTTGGTTTGGCTATTTGAATTCTACTTTTAATCCAATGGTTTACGCATTTTTCTATCCCTGGTTCAGAAGAGCACTAAAGATGATTTTAGTTGGTAAAATTTTCCAAAAAGATTCGTCTAGGAGTAAATTGTTTTCAGAATAA